A genomic region of Vanessa tameamea isolate UH-Manoa-2023 chromosome 11, ilVanTame1 primary haplotype, whole genome shotgun sequence contains the following coding sequences:
- the LOC113402602 gene encoding circadian clock-controlled protein daywake-like → MFSLRFILFACLSLVFSEAYVINYTPCSIKDKDCMIDLFQKVIHDHGENGIAEINLPALDPMKLANISIKVLDEIVILIKEGVVKGFKNCKVNSFDIDLEKQLANPEIACEVLTIKGHFLIEGSSPLLQSLFGTTSIKGEGKTKIKLDKVTMKIEIPVTVIKKEDGQTYFKVLNNKPKYTYDIKKLTFDAKNLVIGKNDLSQIVTTYVNDNWKTLLNTYGKEIVNKAIVILFEYINKFYDNIGAEQLIKEDLTPYIKN, encoded by the exons ATGTTCTCACTACGATTCATTCTGTTTGCGTGTTTATCGCTGGTTTTTTCCGAGGCATATG ttatAAATTATACGCCATGCAGCATTAAAGATAAAGATTGTATGatagatttatttcaaaaagttaTCCATGATCACGGTGAAAATGGAATCGCAGAAATAAATTTACCCGCTTTGGATCCGATGAAATTAGCCAATATATCGATAAAAGTTTTGGATGAAATTGTTATACTTATAAAAGAGGGAGTCGTCAAGGGCTTCAAAAATTGTAAGGTCAATAGTTTCGA catCGACTTAGAAAAACAATTAGCAAACCCAGAAATCGCTTGTGAAGTTTTGACAATCAAAGGTCACTTTTTAATCGAAGGTTCGAGTCCACTACTACAGAGTTTATTTGGAACCACTTCAATAAAAGGAGaaggaaaaacaaaaataaaactgg acaAAGTAACCATGAAGATTGAAATACCGGTAACCGTAATCAAAAAGGAAGATGGTCAAACATATTTCAAAGTTTTGAATAATAAGCCCAAGTATACTTACGATATAAAGAAGCTCACATTCGATGCCAAAAATCTTGTCATTGGAAAAAATGATCTCA GTCAAATCGTGACGACATACGTGAACGACAACTGGAAAACCCTGTTAAATACATATGGAAAAGAAATCGTGAACAAGGCGATTGTTATTCtatttgaatacattaataaattctacGATAATATCGGCGCTGAACAATTAATCAAGGAAGATCTGACGCCTTACATCAAAAACTAA